The nucleotide sequence TTTCTTCAAAAGGCATATCCGGTACAATCAGTCCTTGAACACCACCAAGTTTTGCATCCTCTGCAAATGCTTCAATCCCATAAGCTAAAATCGGGTTTAAGTACGTCATGACAACGAGCGGAATATGGATTTCCTGTGCAAAGCTTTGCAGTTCATCCAGTACTTTTTTCAATGTCACACCGTATGCAAGCGCACGTTCGCCGGCTTGTTCAATTGTTGGTCCATCTGCTACAGGGTCTGTAAATGGAATCCCAACTTCAATTGCGGAAACTCCGATTTGCTGAAGCTTTAATATAGTAGGTTTTAACGTTTCGATCCCGCCATCGCCTGCCATAATATAAGGAACAAATGCTTTATCCCCTGCAGCTAATACGTTTTCAAGCTGTTTTTGCAATGTCATTTTACGCCACCTCCTAGTTTATCCATTAATGTATGAACGTCTTTGTCTCCGCGTCCTGATAAGCAAACGACAACAATTTCATCAGCAGGTCGGCTTTTGGCAAATTGACTTGCATAGTAAACGGCATGCGCGCTTTCTAATGCCGGTAAAATTCCTTCCGTTTCACATAACAACTTCACACCTTCAAGTGCCTGTTCATCTGTAACAGAAGGGTAGGCAGCACGACCTGTTTCATGTAAATGGCAATGTTCCGGTCCAACTCCAGGATAATCCAGTCCCGCTGAAATAGAATGTGCTTCTTGTACAAAACCGTTATCATCCTGTAATAAGTACATAAACGCACCGTGAAGGACACCTGTTTTCCCAACATGAATTGCTGCCGCATGTTTGTCGGTATTGACACCTGAACCTGCAGCTTCCACTCCATACAATGCTACATCCTGATCTTCCACAAACGGGTAGAACATTCCGATTGCATTACTGCCGCCACCGATACAAGCAATAACTGTATCCGGAAGACGTCCTTCCTGCTGTAAAATTTGGGCACGTGTTTCATCCCCAATGACACGCTGGAAATCACGGACAATTGTAGGGAAGGGGTGTGGCCCAAGTGCTGACCCTAAAATGTAGTGTGTATCTTCTATATGAGTAACCCAGTGACGCAATGCTTCATTAACTGCATCTTTTAATGTAGCGGAGCCTTTTTCTACCGCAACAACTTTTGTCCCGAGCAGCTC is from Solibacillus isronensis and encodes:
- the trpA gene encoding tryptophan synthase subunit alpha, with translation MTLQKQLENVLAAGDKAFVPYIMAGDGGIETLKPTILKLQQIGVSAIEVGIPFTDPVADGPTIEQAGERALAYGVTLKKVLDELQSFAQEIHIPLVVMTYLNPILAYGIEAFAEDAKLGGVQGLIVPDMPFEESALLHDALKENGIALVQLVSLMSPPERIKKLAAASEGFVYAVTVNGITGERASFATELAGHFANLKAASNIPVLAGFGISTIEHVKSFGDIADGVIVGSKIVTALVERDWATIEALVQATKKSAVI
- the trpB gene encoding tryptophan synthase subunit beta; protein product: MTTVKGRFGRFGGQFVPETLMTSLEELELAYEEAKNDPSFQEELDYYLKQYVGRETPLYFAERLTKKVGGAKIYLKREDLNHTGAHKINNAIGQALLAKRMGKKKIVAETGAGQHGVATATACALLDMECIVYMGAEDVRRQQLNVFRMELLGTKVVAVEKGSATLKDAVNEALRHWVTHIEDTHYILGSALGPHPFPTIVRDFQRVIGDETRAQILQQEGRLPDTVIACIGGGSNAIGMFYPFVEDQDVALYGVEAAGSGVNTDKHAAAIHVGKTGVLHGAFMYLLQDDNGFVQEAHSISAGLDYPGVGPEHCHLHETGRAAYPSVTDEQALEGVKLLCETEGILPALESAHAVYYASQFAKSRPADEIVVVCLSGRGDKDVHTLMDKLGGGVK